The following proteins are co-located in the Desulfuromonas sp. genome:
- a CDS encoding IclR family transcriptional regulator yields MREKDSYSIQSVDNALDVLEALCDEGDEVRISRLSERLGMNKTSVFRLLATFENRGYVEKEKGSGKYRLGLSAYEIGQKFLSRMGLLRKARPVMERMVRECDEAAYITVRRGSDVLFLDMVDTSQQVKIISLVGKRYPVEIPAAGKVLLACTPADGEAKAEWPSLAESLGKVRLQGFCIDQGAMGDGIASAAVPLFSSGGELQASLCFVGPDFRLSQEKIESMFLPRLQEAGNTISSKLGYLGDCLNRDNF; encoded by the coding sequence GTGCGAGAAAAAGATTCATATTCCATCCAGTCAGTGGACAATGCCCTCGATGTCCTTGAGGCCCTCTGCGACGAAGGAGACGAGGTCCGGATTTCGCGCCTGAGTGAGCGACTGGGCATGAACAAGACGAGCGTTTTCAGGCTTCTTGCGACCTTTGAAAATCGGGGGTACGTAGAGAAGGAAAAGGGCTCCGGCAAGTACCGCCTCGGACTCTCGGCCTATGAAATCGGGCAGAAGTTTCTCTCCCGCATGGGCCTGCTCCGCAAGGCGCGGCCGGTTATGGAGAGGATGGTCCGGGAGTGCGACGAAGCGGCCTATATCACGGTCAGGCGGGGCTCGGACGTGCTGTTTCTCGACATGGTCGACACCAGTCAGCAGGTCAAGATCATCTCCCTGGTCGGCAAGCGATATCCCGTAGAGATTCCTGCCGCCGGCAAGGTGCTGCTCGCCTGCACCCCCGCCGACGGAGAAGCCAAGGCCGAGTGGCCCTCCCTGGCAGAGAGTCTCGGCAAGGTGCGCTTGCAGGGGTTTTGCATCGATCAGGGCGCCATGGGGGATGGAATTGCCAGCGCAGCCGTCCCTCTCTTCAGTTCCGGAGGGGAACTGCAGGCCTCCTTGTGCTTTGTCGGACCGGACTTTCGCCTGTCACAGGAGAAAATTGAATCGATGTTTCTTCCCCGCCTTCAGGAGGCAGGGAACACCATTTCATCTAAGCTCGGCTACCTCGGGGACTGCTTGAACCGGGATAACTTTTAA
- the ubiE gene encoding bifunctional demethylmenaquinone methyltransferase/2-methoxy-6-polyprenyl-1,4-benzoquinol methylase UbiE has translation MFHISEKGRGIREMFDAIAPRYDLLNRVLSLGIDRRWRTFAVRQLQIPEGGKVLDVATGTGDVALEIATQTPESVHIVGEDFTQGMLVLGKEKIAESPHRSRISLVNAPCEAMPHPSRTFDGVTIAFGIRNVVDRPAGLREMHRVLKPGGRAVILEFSNPRSRLFKALYHFYFRRILPFVGGLISRRSAYQYLPDSVLEFPDQESFMALMAEAGFTRLRHFDQTFGIATVYVGERD, from the coding sequence ATGTTCCACATCTCGGAAAAGGGGCGCGGCATCCGGGAGATGTTCGACGCCATCGCCCCGCGTTACGATCTGCTCAACCGCGTGCTCTCTTTGGGCATCGACCGCCGCTGGCGCACCTTTGCAGTGAGGCAGTTGCAGATTCCGGAGGGGGGGAAGGTTCTCGACGTGGCGACGGGGACCGGGGACGTGGCCCTGGAGATCGCCACCCAGACCCCCGAGTCGGTGCATATCGTCGGCGAGGACTTTACCCAGGGGATGCTGGTTCTGGGCAAGGAGAAGATCGCCGAGTCCCCCCACCGCTCCCGGATCTCCCTGGTCAACGCTCCCTGCGAGGCGATGCCCCACCCCTCGCGCACCTTCGATGGCGTCACCATCGCCTTCGGCATTCGCAACGTGGTCGATCGACCGGCCGGTCTCCGGGAGATGCACCGGGTCCTGAAGCCGGGCGGCCGCGCGGTGATTCTCGAGTTTTCCAATCCCCGCAGCCGCCTCTTCAAGGCGCTCTATCACTTCTACTTTCGTCGCATCCTCCCCTTTGTCGGTGGCCTGATCTCCAGGCGCAGCGCCTATCAGTACCTGCCCGACTCCGTCCTTGAGTTTCCCGACCAGGAGTCTTTCATGGCCCTTATGGCGGAGGCCGGCTTCACCCGTCTCCGGCATTTCGACCAGACCTTCGGTATCGCAACGGTTTATGTCGGCGAGCGAGACTGA
- a CDS encoding (deoxy)nucleoside triphosphate pyrophosphohydrolase, with translation MLPLLVTAAIIRKEKQVLITRRPEGSRHAGLWEFPGGKLDDDASPQDCLRREIREELDLEVAVGPILEVAYYRYDWGPVLVLAFECRPLGNRIRNLEVAEHRWVRPEALADFDILPADRPIIEKLLCS, from the coding sequence ATGCTCCCCCTCCTTGTCACCGCCGCGATCATTCGGAAAGAGAAACAGGTGCTCATCACCCGCCGCCCCGAAGGAAGTCGCCATGCGGGCCTGTGGGAATTCCCCGGCGGCAAACTGGACGACGACGCGTCTCCCCAGGACTGCCTGAGGCGGGAGATCCGCGAGGAACTCGACCTCGAGGTGGCCGTCGGCCCCATTTTGGAAGTCGCCTACTACCGCTACGATTGGGGTCCCGTGCTGGTGCTGGCCTTTGAATGCCGTCCCCTGGGCAACCGCATCCGCAACCTGGAAGTCGCCGAGCACCGCTGGGTTCGCCCCGAAGCCCTCGCCGACTTCGACATCCTCCCCGCCGACCGACCCATCATCGAAAAGCTTCTTTGCTCCTGA
- a CDS encoding helix-turn-helix domain-containing protein has protein sequence MHFDGKDPHSIQAVENTLDVLEALSEAGDEVRLSSLSEKLDMSKASVIRLLTAFEYRGYVERRKESDSYRLGLSAYEMGKKLLSRMSLRP, from the coding sequence TTGCACTTCGACGGTAAAGACCCACACTCCATTCAGGCCGTGGAAAACACCCTCGACGTTCTGGAGGCCTTGAGCGAAGCGGGGGACGAGGTCCGGCTCTCCAGCCTGAGCGAAAAACTGGACATGAGCAAGGCGAGCGTCATTCGCCTGTTGACGGCCTTTGAATACCGAGGCTATGTGGAGAGGAGAAAGGAATCGGACAGTTACCGACTCGGCCTCTCCGCCTACGAGATGGGAAAGAAGCTCCTCTCCCGCATGAGCCTTCGGCCCTAG
- a CDS encoding sodium/substrate symporter small subunit: MAANDRVYVNFFKPSSQSMKAEVGVASTVIIILFLLSYGIPIVIWLAGLGDPEGLGQSFITETRFLGFPLHYWLVAQGCTIGYVLLCKLYCILWDRKITPIRRAAK; encoded by the coding sequence ATGGCCGCAAACGACCGCGTGTACGTCAACTTTTTCAAGCCCTCATCCCAGAGCATGAAGGCGGAGGTGGGTGTTGCTTCGACCGTCATCATCATCTTGTTTCTCCTGAGCTACGGTATTCCGATCGTGATCTGGCTTGCCGGCCTGGGCGACCCCGAAGGGCTTGGCCAGTCCTTCATCACCGAGACGCGCTTCCTCGGTTTCCCTCTCCACTACTGGCTGGTCGCTCAGGGTTGCACCATCGGCTACGTCCTGCTGTGCAAGCTCTACTGCATCCTTTGGGACCGCAAGATCACCCCTATCCGCAGGGCGGCAAAGTAG